One genomic segment of Gossypium arboreum isolate Shixiya-1 chromosome 3, ASM2569848v2, whole genome shotgun sequence includes these proteins:
- the LOC108474941 gene encoding uncharacterized protein LOC108474941, whose amino-acid sequence MASASFSPATPPVFTGEGFHIWVVKMRTYLQAFDLWEVVNTDIEPAPLRANPTVAQIRQHADERTKRHKAMSCIQNCVSDDKLKEEFQGTERTRQQQLLNLRRDFENLKMKEEETIKQYSDRIMAVVNSIRLLGEQFDEVRIVEKVLSTLPEIYEAKISSLEDSRDLTRISLTELINALYAQEQRRASRIKEHQEGTFQAKVKPSSSNAAYKGKKNWRDKSKTDASRKWDKPCRHCKRPGHPEARCWFRPDATCQNCKKKGHVEKVCKEKGKPGQNQPQLKNEEAKVAEQGNDSEEYVFAVSCLATKNKVTKDATIFRTLDRSCKTKVKIGNGQFIKAEGKGDVHICTSIGDKVITNVLLVPEIDRNLLKIAHHRIRVIHCVQGPECKITIQME is encoded by the exons ATGGCTTCTGCTAGCTTCTCTCCAGCAACACCACCAGTCTTCACTGGTGAAGGTTTTCATATCTGGGTGGTCAAGATGAGGACATACCTCCAAGCATTTGACTTGTGGGAAGTTGTTAACACAGACATTGAGCCAGCTCCACTGAGGGCCAACCCCACTGTGGCTCAGATTCGTCAGCATGCAGATGAGAGGACTAAGAGGCACAAGGCTATGTCCTGTATTCAAAATTGTGTTTCTGAT GACAAACTTAAGGAGGAGTTCCAAGGCACTGAGAGAACAAGGCAGCAGCAGCTTCTCAACTTGAGAAGGGATTTCGAGAATCTGAAAATGAAAGAGGAGGAAACTATTAAGCAATATTCTGACAGGATAATGGCTGTTGTAAACAGCATAAGGCTCCTTGGTGAGCAATTTGATGAAGTAAGAATTGTTGAGAAGGTTCTCTCTACCCTACCAGAGATATATGAAGCAAAGATATCCTCCTTAGAGGACTCGAGAGATTTGACAAGGATCTCCCTGACTGAGCTTATCAATGCTCTTTATGCTCAGGAGCAAAGAAGAGCCAGCAGGATCAAGGAGCACCAGGAGGGTACATTTCAGGCCAAAGTCAAGCCTAGCTCAAGTAATGCTGCCTACAAAGGCAAGAAAAATTGGAGGGATAAATCCAAAACTGATGCCTCGAGAAAATGGGATAAACCTTGCAGGCACTGCAAAAGGCCCGGTCATCCAGAGGCCAGATGCTGGTTCAGACCAGATGCTACATGCCAAAATTGCAAGAAGAAAGGCCATGTTGAGAAGGTCTGCAAAGAGAAAGGGAAACCTGGTCAAAATCAACCACAACTCAAGAATGAAGAGGCTAAAGTAGCTGAACAAGGCAATGACAGTGAAGAATATGTCTTTGCAGTTTCATGCTTAGCTACAAAAAACAAGGTCACCAAAG ATGCAACTATTTTTAGAACCCTGGACAGAAGCTGCAAAACCAAAGTGAAAATAGGCAATGGTCAGTTCATCAAGGCTGAAGGAAAGGGAGATGTCCACATATGTACCTCCATTGGAGACAAAGTCATCACAAATGTGCTTCTGGTACCTGAGATTGATAGAAACTTACTCAAGATTGCTCACCATCGGATAAGGGTTATTCATTGTGTTCAAGGGCCGGAGTGCAAAATCACGATCCAAATGGAATAA
- the LOC128290487 gene encoding uncharacterized protein LOC128290487 — translation MVSLASPKTPPVFTGEGFHIWVVKMRTYLQAFDLWEVVNTDIEPAPLRANTTVAQIRQHADERTKRHKAMSCIQNCVSDDKLKEEFQGTERTRQQQLLNLRRDFENLKMKEDETVKQYSDRIMAVVNSIRLLGEQFDEVRIVEKVLSTLPERYEAKISSLEDSRDLTKISLTELINALYAQEQRRASRIEEHQEGAFQAKVKPSSSNAAYKGKKNWRDKSKTDASRKWDKPCRHCKRPGHPEADLWFAPDATCQNCKKKGHVEKFHA, via the exons ATGGTTTCGCTAGCTTCTCCGAAGACACCACCGGTCTTCACCGGTGAAGGTTTTCATATCTGGGTGGTCAAGATGAGGACATACCTCCAAGCATTTGACTTGTGGGAAGTTGTTAACACAGACATTGAGCCAGCTCCACTGAGGGCCAACACCACTGTGGCTCAGATTCGTCAGCATGCAGATGAGAGGACTAAGAGGCACAAGGCTATGTCCTGTATTCAAAATTGTGTTTCTGAT GACAAGCTTAAGGAGGAGTTCCAAGGCACTGAGAGAACAAGGCAGCAGCAGCTTCTCAACTTGAGAAGGGATTTCGAGAATCTGAAAATGAAAGAGGATGAAACTGTTAAGCAATATTCTGATAGGATAATGGCTGTTGTAAACAGCATAAGGCTCCTTGGTGAGCAATTTGATGAAGTAAGAATTGTTGAGAAGGTTCTCTCTACCCTACCAGAGAGATATGAAGCAAAGATATCCTCCTTAGAGGACTCGAGAGATTTGACAAAGATCTCCCTGACTGAGCTTATCAATGCTCTTTATGCTCAGGAGCAAAGAAGAGCCAGCAGGATCGAGGAGCACCAGGAGGGTGCATTTCAGGCCAAAGTCAAGCCTAGCTCAAGTAATGCTGCCTACAAAGGCAAGAAAAATTGGAGGGATAAATCCAAAACTGATGCCTCAAGAAAATGGGATAAACCTTGCAGGCACTGCAAAAGGCCCGGTCATCCAGAGGCGGATCTTTGGTTCGCACCGGATGCTACATGCCAAAATTGCAAGAAGAAAGGCCATGTTGAGAAG TTTCATGCTTAG
- the LOC108475400 gene encoding auxin-induced protein 15A-like, producing the protein MAIRLPRIINSKKVPKGYFAVYVGENQKRFVIPVSFLNQPSFQDLLGMSQEEFGYSHPTGGLTIPCNEDTFLEVTSRL; encoded by the coding sequence ATGGCTATCCGCCTGCCTCGTATCATTAACTCTAAGAAGGTTCCCAAGGGCTACTTTGCAGTTTATGTTGGAGAAAACCAGAAGAGGTTCGTGATACCGGTGTCGTTCTTAAACCAGCCTTCATTTCAAGATTTGCTAGGCATGTCACAAGAAGAGTTCGGATATAGTCATCCTACTGGTGGTCTCACGATTCCCTGCAATGAAGACACCTTTCTCGAAGTTACCTCTCGCTTGTAG
- the LOC128290193 gene encoding auxin-induced protein 15A-like, with product MAIRLPRIISSKKVPKGYFAVYVGENQKRFVIPVSFLSQPLFQDLLGKSEEEFGYSHPTGGLTIPCNEDIFLDVTSRLNQL from the coding sequence ATGGCTATCCGCTTGCCTCGTATCATAAGCTCTAAGAAAGTTCCCAAGGGCTACTTTGCAGTTTATGTTGGAGAAAACCAGAAGAGGTTTGTGATACCAGTGTCATTCTTGAGCCAGCCTTTATTTCAAGATTTGCTAGGCAAGTCAGAAGAAGAGTTCGGATATAGTCATCCTACCGGTGGTCTCACAATTCCCTGCAATGAAGATATTTTTCTTGATGTTACCTCTCGCTTGAATCAATTGTGA
- the LOC108475398 gene encoding 30S ribosomal protein S31, mitochondrial-like, with the protein MAMIQWCGAVARRVLMKQWPPLSSASPIGVMASPPVPTVCGRGDKKTKKGKRFKGSYGNARPKKEKKIERIKDKVEVPRSTPWPLPFKLI; encoded by the coding sequence ATGGCGATGATCCAGTGGTGCGGCGCCGTAGCAAGGAGAGTGTTGATGAAGCAGTGGCCTCCGCTATCATCGGCTTCGCCTATTGGAGTAATGGCGTCGCCGCCGGTACCGACCGTTTGCGGCAGAGGTGACAAGAAGACGAAGAAAGGGAAGAGATTCAAAGGATCGTACGGGAACGCCAGGCCCAAGAAGGAGAAGAAGATTGAACGTATCAAAGACAAGGTCGAAGTTCCCAGGTCCACCCCTTGGCCTCTCCCCTTCAAGCTCATCtga